From one Synechocystis sp. PCC 6803 substr. PCC-P genomic stretch:
- a CDS encoding TMEM165/GDT1 family protein yields the protein MLTAFTAGLLLITVSELGDKTFFIAMILAMRYPRRWVLVGVVGGLAAMTILSVLMGQIFTFLPTRYINYAEVALFLIFGTKLLWDARRIKATANLEEMEDAEKAIASGEKKLKIVPRGWGIVVESFALTFVAEWGDRTQIATIALAASNNAWGVSAGAILGHTICAVIAVMGGKFVAGRISEKTVTLIGGLLFYLFAVVSWWTKIA from the coding sequence ATGCTGACCGCTTTTACTGCCGGATTATTGTTGATAACTGTTTCGGAATTAGGGGATAAAACTTTTTTTATTGCCATGATTTTAGCTATGCGCTATCCCCGCCGTTGGGTGTTAGTCGGAGTAGTGGGAGGATTGGCGGCAATGACTATTTTGTCAGTATTAATGGGACAAATTTTCACCTTTTTGCCCACTAGATACATCAACTATGCCGAGGTAGCTCTTTTCTTGATTTTTGGCACAAAACTATTGTGGGACGCTCGGCGGATAAAAGCCACGGCAAATCTGGAGGAAATGGAAGATGCAGAAAAAGCCATTGCCTCCGGCGAGAAAAAGTTAAAAATTGTGCCCCGGGGATGGGGCATTGTGGTGGAAAGCTTTGCCCTCACCTTTGTGGCGGAATGGGGCGATCGCACCCAGATTGCAACCATTGCTTTAGCAGCGTCTAATAATGCCTGGGGAGTGTCGGCGGGTGCCATTCTTGGCCATACCATCTGTGCGGTGATTGCGGTGATGGGAGGAAAATTTGTGGCAGGGCGTATTTCTGAGAAAACAGTGACGTTGATTGGTGGGCTTTTATTCTATCTATTTGCTGTGGTTTCCTGGTGGACCAAGATTGCATAG
- a CDS encoding thiazole synthase codes for MPHAAENSEGSKDLLEIAGRKFHSRLMTGTGKYPSLTTMQESVASSGCQIVTVAVRRVQTNAPGHEGLAEAIDWSTIWMLPNTAGCQTAEEAIRVARLGREMAKLLGQEDNNFIKLEVIPDTQYLLPDPIGTLEAAEQLVKEGFAVLPYINADPLLAKRLEEVGCATVMPLGSPIGSGQGIRNAANIGIIIENAKVPVVVDAGIGTPSEAAQAMEMGADAVLINSAIAMAANPVAMAQAMGMATQAGRLAYLSGRMPIKAKANASSPLTGLVG; via the coding sequence CTGCCCCATGCCGCTGAAAATTCAGAGGGCAGTAAAGATTTGCTAGAAATTGCTGGCCGTAAATTCCACTCCCGCCTAATGACGGGCACCGGCAAATATCCTTCCCTCACCACCATGCAGGAAAGCGTCGCTAGCAGTGGTTGTCAGATTGTCACCGTGGCAGTGCGCCGAGTACAAACCAATGCCCCAGGCCACGAGGGATTAGCGGAAGCCATTGATTGGTCCACCATTTGGATGCTCCCCAACACCGCTGGTTGTCAAACGGCCGAGGAAGCTATTCGGGTAGCCCGGTTGGGAAGGGAAATGGCTAAGTTACTGGGCCAGGAAGATAATAATTTCATCAAGCTAGAAGTCATTCCCGATACCCAATACCTCTTACCAGACCCCATTGGCACCCTCGAGGCGGCAGAACAGTTGGTTAAGGAAGGTTTTGCCGTACTGCCCTATATCAACGCTGATCCCTTATTGGCGAAAAGGCTGGAAGAAGTGGGCTGTGCCACTGTGATGCCCCTTGGTTCCCCCATCGGTTCTGGGCAGGGTATCCGTAACGCCGCCAACATTGGCATCATTATTGAGAATGCCAAGGTTCCCGTGGTGGTGGATGCGGGCATTGGCACCCCCAGTGAAGCAGCCCAAGCAATGGAAATGGGCGCTGATGCGGTGTTGATCAACAGTGCGATCGCCATGGCGGCCAATCCCGTGGCCATGGCCCAGGCTATGGGAATGGCTACCCAAGCAGGGAGGCTCGCCTATCTGTCGGGCAGAATGCCCATTAAAGCCAAGGCCAATGCCAGTTCTCCCCTCACGGGCCTAGTGGGTTAG
- the ruvB gene encoding Holliday junction branch migration DNA helicase RuvB: protein MAIKRSGNNNLSPNVKSDLLSPEVIPQERSTSPELEQQEASLRPQRLADYIGQRDLKEVLRIAIQAAQGRQEAIDHLLLYGPPGLGKTTLALILAEEMQVRCKITAAPALERPRDITGLLLALQPGDILFIDEIHRLNRLTEELLYPAMEDFRLDITMGKGQSAKVRSLKLAHFTLVGATTKVGSLTSPLRDRFGLIQRLRFYEVDELQQIILRTAGILSVSISPTGAEAIAMRARGTPRIANRLLKRVRDYAQVKQQPEIDPALASEALDLYQVDKRGLDWTDRLVLQTLIEQFQGGPTGLEAIAAATGEDAKTIEEVYEPYLLQIGYLARTSRGRIATTAAYEHLGLTPPTPLLPWKES, encoded by the coding sequence ATGGCCATTAAACGTTCCGGCAACAATAATCTTTCTCCCAACGTTAAATCCGATCTCCTTTCCCCGGAAGTTATTCCCCAGGAACGCAGTACCAGCCCAGAGTTAGAACAGCAAGAGGCATCCCTCAGGCCCCAACGGTTAGCGGATTACATTGGCCAACGGGATCTCAAGGAAGTGTTGCGCATTGCTATCCAAGCGGCCCAAGGTAGGCAAGAGGCGATCGACCATCTGCTGTTATACGGCCCACCGGGGTTGGGCAAAACCACCCTAGCTCTAATTTTGGCGGAGGAAATGCAGGTACGTTGCAAAATTACTGCGGCTCCGGCGTTAGAACGTCCCAGGGATATTACGGGGCTACTATTGGCTCTGCAACCGGGGGATATTTTGTTTATCGACGAAATTCACCGTTTAAATCGCCTAACCGAGGAATTGCTCTACCCTGCCATGGAGGATTTTCGTTTGGACATCACTATGGGCAAAGGCCAAAGCGCCAAAGTCCGCAGTTTAAAGTTAGCCCACTTTACTCTTGTGGGGGCTACCACCAAAGTAGGTTCTTTGACTTCGCCGCTGCGGGATCGGTTTGGCTTAATTCAAAGATTGAGATTTTACGAGGTTGATGAGTTGCAACAAATTATCCTCCGCACCGCTGGTATTTTATCCGTATCTATTTCCCCCACAGGGGCCGAGGCGATCGCCATGAGAGCCAGGGGAACTCCCCGCATTGCCAACCGTTTACTGAAAAGGGTGCGGGATTACGCCCAGGTTAAACAACAGCCGGAAATTGACCCTGCCCTTGCGTCGGAAGCATTGGATTTATACCAAGTGGATAAACGGGGTTTGGATTGGACAGACCGCTTAGTTTTACAAACTTTAATTGAACAATTCCAGGGAGGCCCCACCGGCCTAGAGGCGATCGCCGCTGCCACAGGGGAAGATGCCAAAACCATTGAGGAAGTGTACGAACCCTACCTGCTACAAATTGGTTACCTGGCCCGCACCAGTCGAGGCCGCATTGCCACCACCGCCGCCTATGAACACCTAGGGTTGACTCCCCCCACTCCCCTGCTACCTTGGAAGGAAAGTTAA
- a CDS encoding DUF4253 domain-containing protein — protein MFDPTAIIEQQTNGINYDITTEDLIAKLQQWDGQYGIEIGEVSFDSLIVRFENLPTDLKALAEEIYEFCPDVIDQGFGCFDDILAMGKEAGEEIPPDLQNLLEGVDWDDPDFGLTILQNALRQDQGVALWWD, from the coding sequence ATGTTTGATCCAACGGCAATTATTGAGCAACAAACCAACGGCATTAACTACGACATCACCACCGAAGATTTGATTGCTAAGCTTCAGCAATGGGATGGGCAATATGGCATTGAAATCGGTGAAGTGAGCTTTGATAGCCTCATAGTCCGCTTTGAGAACTTACCCACGGATTTGAAAGCCCTAGCCGAGGAAATTTACGAGTTCTGCCCCGATGTCATTGACCAGGGATTTGGTTGTTTTGATGATATTCTCGCGATGGGCAAGGAAGCTGGCGAAGAAATCCCCCCCGATTTGCAAAACCTGCTAGAGGGAGTGGATTGGGATGATCCCGACTTTGGGTTAACCATCCTGCAAAATGCCCTGCGCCAAGACCAAGGGGTAGCCCTTTGGTGGGACTAG